One genomic segment of Ancylobacter sp. IITR112 includes these proteins:
- the motA gene encoding flagellar motor stator protein MotA has protein sequence MFILIGIVLGFASIGGGFVAMGGHLEVIWQPFEYVIIFGIAFATFLIANPMSTVKDTGKALGQAFSGKAPKRKDFLGLLGLLYALMRELRTRPRNEVEGHIDDPANSALFQHFPNILKDKELTQFICDYARLIVIGNARSHEIEGLMEQEISTIKKYKTKPAGALSTVAEGMPAIGICAAVLGIVKAMGAIDQSPEILGHYIASALVGTLIGIYTSYAILGPMAHYIKIMREKQVQPFIIVKQSLIAYMNGALPQIALEHGRKTISSSERPTIDEVEAEAISNVPNLSAVAQAA, from the coding sequence TTGTTCATTCTGATCGGCATTGTCCTGGGGTTCGCCTCCATCGGAGGTGGCTTCGTCGCCATGGGCGGCCATCTCGAAGTGATCTGGCAACCCTTTGAATATGTCATCATTTTCGGCATCGCCTTCGCCACCTTCCTCATCGCCAACCCGATGTCGACGGTCAAGGACACCGGCAAGGCGCTGGGCCAGGCCTTTTCCGGCAAGGCGCCCAAGCGCAAGGATTTCCTCGGCCTGCTCGGCCTGCTCTATGCGCTGATGCGCGAATTGCGCACCCGCCCGCGCAACGAGGTCGAAGGTCACATCGACGACCCCGCCAATTCCGCGCTGTTCCAGCACTTCCCGAACATTCTGAAGGACAAGGAGCTGACGCAGTTCATCTGCGACTATGCGCGGCTCATCGTCATCGGCAATGCCCGCTCGCACGAGATCGAGGGGCTGATGGAACAGGAAATCTCGACCATCAAGAAATACAAGACCAAGCCGGCCGGGGCGCTGAGCACGGTGGCCGAAGGCATGCCGGCGATCGGCATCTGCGCGGCGGTGCTCGGCATCGTCAAGGCGATGGGCGCCATCGACCAGTCGCCGGAAATCCTCGGCCACTACATCGCCTCGGCGCTCGTCGGCACCCTCATCGGCATCTACACCTCCTACGCGATCCTCGGGCCGATGGCGCATTACATCAAGATCATGCGCGAGAAGCAGGTCCAGCCCTTCATCATCGTGAAGCAGTCGCTGATCGCCTACATGAACGGCGCGCTGCCGCAGATCGCGCTCGAACACGGGCGCAAGACCATCTCCTCCTCCGAGCGGCCGACCATCGACGAGGTCGAGGCGGAAGCCATCTCCAACGTGCCCAACCTTTCGGCCGTGGCACAGGCAGCCTGA
- a CDS encoding flagellar hook-associated family protein has protein sequence MHSSFISTLTLNNSPRAALPRLQSELAKASQELTTGRRADIGRDLGVGIGENLTLRRDQTSLQSLIDGNAATEASLDRTQTALDDIRGQADSFLAAMVGISDANSGARVLGAQGRAALDALTSTLNLTDGRRYLFGGLNSGTKPMNGFDEGPQAALAGAFATRFGLDPADPWKDPAVAQISATDLADFIDTTLAAAFEEPGWSATWSDADSENRSAAISTTARVEVGANANEPAMRKLAMAYTMMATLGGTDIKGDALNMVLDRTRSLLGSAISGVTDISTRIGSAQSRIAAADTLMRGAIDATDRRLNALEGIDPAEAKTRFDTMTTQIEMSYSLTSRILKLSIMDYV, from the coding sequence ATGCATTCCAGCTTCATCTCGACGCTGACGCTCAACAACTCCCCCCGCGCCGCGCTGCCGCGGCTGCAGAGCGAGCTTGCCAAGGCGAGCCAGGAACTGACCACCGGCCGGCGGGCCGATATCGGCCGCGATCTCGGCGTCGGCATCGGCGAGAACCTCACTTTGCGCCGCGACCAGACCTCGCTGCAGAGCCTGATCGACGGTAATGCCGCCACCGAGGCGTCGCTGGACCGCACCCAGACCGCGCTCGACGACATTCGCGGCCAGGCCGACAGCTTCCTCGCCGCCATGGTCGGCATCTCCGACGCCAATAGCGGCGCCCGGGTGCTCGGCGCGCAGGGCCGCGCCGCCCTCGACGCCCTCACCTCGACGCTCAACCTCACCGATGGCCGGCGCTATCTTTTCGGCGGGCTGAACAGCGGCACGAAGCCGATGAACGGCTTCGACGAAGGCCCGCAGGCGGCCCTCGCCGGCGCCTTCGCCACCCGCTTCGGGCTCGATCCGGCCGACCCGTGGAAAGACCCGGCGGTGGCGCAGATTTCCGCCACCGATCTCGCCGATTTCATCGACACCACCCTCGCCGCCGCGTTCGAGGAGCCGGGCTGGAGCGCGACCTGGTCGGACGCCGACAGCGAGAATCGCAGCGCCGCCATCTCCACCACCGCCCGCGTCGAGGTCGGGGCGAACGCCAACGAGCCAGCCATGCGCAAGCTCGCCATGGCATACACCATGATGGCGACGCTCGGGGGCACCGACATCAAGGGCGACGCGCTGAACATGGTGCTGGACCGCACGCGATCGCTGCTCGGCAGCGCCATTTCAGGCGTCACCGACATCTCGACCCGCATCGGTTCCGCCCAGAGCCGCATCGCGGCCGCCGACACGCTGATGCGTGGCGCCATCGACGCCACGGATCGCCGCCTCAATGCGCTCGAAGGCATCGACCCCGCCGAGGCCAAGACGCGCTTCGACACCATGACCACCCAGATCGAGATGTCCTATTCGCTGACCTCTCGAATACTGAAACTTTCCATCATGGATTACGTCTAG
- the flgF gene encoding flagellar basal-body rod protein FlgF → MPSLYVPLAAQVATERRMATIANNIANMSTPGFRAEEIKFENLLSTVGKDEVAFVSEGESYTSLVAGPAIYTGNPLDVAVQGDSWFAVQTPAGRAYTRDGRLHIAPTGEVLTVDNLPVLDSGGTALLIDPAGGEIKIGADGALTQGANRVGTLGLFTLPAGAKLTRQGNAVIPDQAAQPVQDFSIFGVRQGYIEGANVDPIMEMTRLIAVQRTFEMAAQAVQQSEDQTSETIRTLGPS, encoded by the coding sequence ATGCCGAGCCTTTACGTCCCGCTGGCGGCGCAGGTCGCCACCGAGCGACGCATGGCGACCATCGCCAACAACATCGCCAATATGAGCACGCCCGGTTTCCGGGCGGAGGAGATCAAGTTCGAAAATCTCCTCTCCACCGTCGGCAAGGACGAGGTCGCTTTCGTCTCCGAGGGCGAGAGCTACACCTCACTGGTCGCTGGCCCGGCCATCTATACCGGCAATCCGCTGGATGTCGCCGTGCAGGGCGATAGCTGGTTCGCGGTGCAGACGCCGGCGGGGCGCGCCTATACGCGCGACGGGCGCCTGCACATCGCCCCGACAGGCGAGGTGCTCACCGTCGATAACCTGCCCGTGCTCGATTCCGGCGGCACCGCGCTGCTCATCGACCCCGCCGGCGGCGAGATCAAGATCGGCGCCGATGGCGCGCTGACCCAGGGCGCGAACCGGGTCGGCACGCTCGGCCTGTTCACCCTGCCCGCCGGCGCGAAGCTGACGCGCCAGGGCAATGCGGTGATCCCCGACCAGGCCGCCCAGCCGGTGCAGGACTTTTCCATCTTCGGCGTACGCCAGGGCTATATCGAGGGCGCGAATGTCGATCCGATCATGGAAATGACCCGGCTCATCGCCGTGCAGCGCACCTTCGAGATGGCGGCGCAGGCGGTGCAGCAGAGCGAGGACCAGACCTCGGAAACCATCCGCACGCTGGGGCCGTCCTGA
- the fliN gene encoding flagellar motor switch protein FliN, whose product MSHETFSPEVLASTGTVEESFGGRGLESLLRVPVTLQVVLGSANLPVAQLMKLGRGAIVPLDRRVGEPVDIVVNGRIIARGEVVVVDEDNSRFGVSLTEIVGTSGAEISR is encoded by the coding sequence ATGAGCCACGAAACCTTCTCTCCGGAAGTGCTCGCCAGCACGGGCACGGTTGAGGAAAGCTTCGGCGGCCGCGGCCTCGAATCGCTGCTGCGGGTGCCGGTCACGCTGCAGGTCGTTCTCGGCTCGGCCAATCTGCCGGTGGCGCAACTGATGAAGCTCGGGCGCGGCGCCATCGTGCCGCTCGACCGCCGCGTCGGCGAGCCGGTCGACATCGTCGTCAATGGCCGCATCATCGCCCGTGGCGAAGTGGTTGTGGTGGACGAGGACAATTCCCGCTTCGGCGTGTCGCTGACCGAGATCGTCGGCACGTCCGGCGCCGAAATCTCGCGCTGA
- a CDS encoding flagellar motor switch protein FliM — protein MNMRATPSAGTPADIRDLLLDAAGLSLDKLPMLHVIFDRMATLCAESLRQLASSQAYYSLSQVESGRIGDVLDTYEGMAIVGVFHSPEWDSHVIVGFDRDFVFSMVEVLFGADGSEPPVDDERSFSNIELRIAIALFEQMAKALQGSFALVSQVSFKFQRQETRMDFAVVGRRNNLAICAKFLLQALNRGGEMFVLIPQGALTPLRQQLASTTAGESSPRDPIWTKHIRGEVQRTEVRLRAVLEEREITLGDAAQLEVGQILPLQATPRSRVKLESVEQPLFWCSLGQADGSYVLRIEEAVDLDQEFIDDILPR, from the coding sequence ATGAACATGCGCGCCACCCCCTCCGCCGGCACGCCGGCCGACATTCGCGACCTGCTGCTCGACGCCGCCGGGCTTTCGCTCGACAAGCTGCCGATGCTGCACGTCATCTTCGACCGGATGGCGACGCTGTGCGCGGAAAGCCTGCGCCAGCTCGCCTCCTCGCAGGCCTATTACTCGCTGAGCCAGGTGGAGAGCGGGCGCATCGGCGACGTGCTCGACACCTATGAAGGCATGGCGATCGTCGGCGTGTTCCACTCGCCCGAATGGGACAGCCACGTCATTGTCGGCTTCGACCGCGATTTCGTGTTCAGCATGGTGGAGGTGCTGTTCGGCGCCGACGGCTCCGAGCCGCCGGTGGATGACGAGCGCTCCTTCTCCAATATCGAGCTGCGCATCGCCATCGCCCTGTTCGAGCAGATGGCCAAGGCGCTGCAGGGCAGCTTCGCGCTGGTGAGCCAGGTCAGCTTCAAGTTCCAGCGGCAGGAAACCCGCATGGACTTCGCGGTGGTGGGGCGGCGCAACAACCTCGCCATCTGCGCCAAATTCCTGCTGCAGGCGCTCAATCGCGGCGGCGAGATGTTCGTGCTGATCCCGCAGGGCGCGCTCACCCCGCTGCGCCAGCAGCTCGCCAGCACCACGGCCGGCGAATCATCGCCGCGCGACCCGATCTGGACCAAGCACATTCGCGGCGAGGTGCAGCGCACCGAGGTGCGGCTGCGCGCGGTGCTGGAAGAGCGCGAGATCACCCTCGGCGACGCCGCGCAGCTGGAAGTCGGGCAGATATTGCCGCTGCAGGCGACGCCGCGCAGCCGCGTCAAGCTGGAGAGCGTCGAGCAGCCGCTGTTCTGGTGCAGCCTCGGGCAAGCTGACGGGTCTTATGTGCTGCGTATCGAAGAGGCGGTCGATCTCGATCAGGAGTTCATTGATGACATTCTCCCCCGCTGA
- a CDS encoding flagellar hook protein FlgE, which translates to MSLYGMMRTGVSGMAAQSNKLGTIGDNIANSGTTGYKRASTEFSSLLLQSGPGEYNSGAVNTSVRYAVSQQGAFNYSTSATDLGIQGNGFFLVSDATGTSYLSRAGSFTVDASSGNLVNTAGFTLMGYDITNGDPNVVLNGAGGLKPVRVADVRLAANPSRDGAFAANLPAADEVVTGSTPAANVAGSTYSQKSSLVTFDNLGSEVTLDIYLTKTSDSPIAWEMTAFDRADAATGGGFPYSSAPLATQTLDFDGLGNLTSTPSMALNVPGGQTLTLDLTGMTQLADRYTPLNATVDGNAPSSVSSVTIDKDGVVSAVDLNGRKSPLYKIPLAFVTSPDNLAPKAGNVFETTRESGGLQIGFANEGGLGTMVSGATERSNVDMASELTEMISAQRDYTANSKVFQTGSELLDVLMSLKR; encoded by the coding sequence ATGAGCCTCTATGGCATGATGCGGACCGGCGTGTCCGGCATGGCGGCGCAGTCCAACAAGCTGGGCACCATCGGCGACAACATCGCCAATTCGGGCACCACCGGCTACAAGCGCGCCTCCACCGAATTCTCCAGCCTGCTGCTGCAGAGCGGGCCGGGCGAGTATAATTCTGGCGCCGTCAACACCAGCGTGCGCTATGCGGTGAGCCAGCAGGGCGCGTTCAACTATTCCACCTCGGCGACCGATCTCGGCATCCAGGGCAACGGCTTCTTCCTCGTCTCCGACGCCACCGGCACCTCCTATCTCTCGCGCGCCGGCTCCTTCACCGTGGATGCCTCCTCCGGCAATCTGGTGAACACCGCCGGCTTCACCCTGATGGGCTACGACATCACCAATGGTGATCCCAATGTGGTGCTGAACGGCGCGGGCGGGCTGAAGCCGGTGCGCGTCGCCGATGTGCGGCTCGCCGCCAACCCCTCGCGTGACGGCGCCTTCGCCGCCAACCTGCCGGCCGCCGACGAGGTGGTGACCGGCAGCACTCCGGCCGCCAATGTCGCCGGCTCGACCTACTCGCAGAAATCCTCGCTGGTGACCTTCGACAATCTCGGCAGCGAGGTCACGCTCGACATCTACCTCACCAAGACCAGCGACAGCCCGATCGCCTGGGAAATGACCGCCTTCGACCGCGCCGACGCGGCGACCGGCGGCGGCTTCCCCTATTCCAGCGCCCCGCTCGCCACCCAGACGCTCGATTTCGACGGGCTCGGCAATCTCACCTCCACCCCCTCCATGGCGCTGAACGTCCCGGGCGGGCAGACGCTCACCCTCGACCTCACCGGTATGACCCAGCTCGCCGACCGCTACACCCCGCTCAACGCCACGGTGGACGGCAACGCGCCCAGCTCGGTGTCGAGCGTCACCATCGACAAGGACGGCGTCGTCTCCGCCGTCGATCTCAACGGGCGCAAATCGCCGCTCTACAAGATCCCGCTCGCCTTCGTCACCAGCCCGGACAATCTGGCGCCGAAGGCCGGCAATGTGTTCGAGACGACGCGCGAATCCGGCGGGCTGCAGATCGGCTTCGCCAATGAGGGCGGGCTCGGCACCATGGTGTCCGGCGCCACCGAACGCTCGAATGTGGATATGGCGTCCGAACTCACCGAGATGATCAGCGCCCAGCGCGACTACACCGCCAACTCCAAGGTGTTCCAGACCGGCTCCGAACTGCTCGACGTGCTGATGAGCCTGAAGCGGTGA
- the flbT gene encoding flagellar biosynthesis repressor FlbT yields the protein MQISLKPGERLFLNGAVIRVDRRVTVELMNDVAFLLESHVLQVEDTTTPLRQLYFVVQMMLIEPHRQAQAQRLFREQLAALVVSFSTESMIAALTQIGELVDGGRYFDALRAIRRLFLIEETILGCDAPRAA from the coding sequence ATGCAGATTTCCCTCAAGCCGGGTGAACGGCTGTTCCTCAACGGAGCGGTCATCCGCGTCGACCGGCGGGTGACGGTCGAACTGATGAACGACGTGGCCTTCCTGCTGGAGAGCCATGTGCTGCAGGTGGAAGACACCACCACGCCGCTGCGCCAGCTCTATTTCGTCGTGCAGATGATGCTGATCGAGCCGCACCGGCAGGCGCAGGCCCAGCGCCTGTTCCGCGAGCAGCTTGCCGCGCTCGTCGTCTCGTTCAGCACCGAATCGATGATCGCCGCGCTGACGCAGATCGGCGAACTCGTCGATGGCGGCCGTTATTTCGACGCGCTGCGCGCCATCCGCCGGCTGTTCCTCATCGAGGAAACCATTCTCGGCTGCGACGCCCCCCGCGCCGCCTAG
- the flaF gene encoding flagellar biosynthesis regulator FlaF: protein MYRFSYAEILGDSAAEGRDEERLALDRAIDMLTRAQTNGPSSPEAAEAVLYLQKLWGFLIRDLSDPHNELAEQLRGNLISIGLWVIKEADQIVQERSSNFAGLIEVNRSIRDGLM, encoded by the coding sequence ATGTACCGCTTCTCCTATGCCGAGATACTCGGCGATTCCGCCGCCGAAGGGCGCGACGAAGAGCGCCTCGCGCTCGACCGCGCCATCGACATGCTGACGCGCGCGCAGACGAACGGCCCGTCCTCGCCGGAGGCGGCCGAAGCGGTGCTCTATCTGCAGAAGCTCTGGGGCTTCCTCATTCGCGATCTCAGCGACCCGCACAACGAGCTGGCCGAACAACTGCGCGGCAACCTGATCTCCATCGGCCTGTGGGTCATCAAGGAGGCGGACCAGATCGTGCAGGAGCGCTCCTCCAATTTCGCCGGCCTGATCGAGGTCAACCGCTCCATCCGCGACGGGCTGATGTGA
- the flgK gene encoding flagellar hook-associated protein FlgK has translation MSLSLALNTARSSLAATSTQIETTARNIANAGQPGSSRKIAVTTTEASGGATVVTVSRASDGPLYTRMLGATSNAADRQAVLDGLDRLRTGLGEATGETAPAARLGALSDAVTQFANAPDDPALGAELVTKAQDLASTLSSAAATVRAVRTDADAGMARSVARVNDLLRQFATENDTVVRGTGAGRDVSDAMDRRDTLLAGIAEEMGVTAVSRGNNDLVLYTDGGATLFETTPRSVSFTTTPVLTAGMSGQAVMVDGVSVTGADATMPLRSGRLAGLAELRDQTAVTLETQLDSMAFAVVQAFAETDQSGGGAPDAPGLFTDGSANLPTQATGLAAKLTVNPAVDPAQGGTPSLLRDGGINGAAYVANAGPASFADALQGRSAALAEVRSFDPASGIPAQSTLADYAAASTGWLEGQRQLAANAAESETALLAHASSALSNATGINMDEEYARQLDLERSYQASAKLIAVVNSLFDALFQAVR, from the coding sequence ATGAGCCTGTCGCTCGCCCTCAACACCGCCCGGTCCTCGCTCGCGGCGACCTCGACCCAGATCGAGACCACCGCGCGCAACATCGCCAATGCGGGCCAGCCGGGCTCCTCGCGCAAGATCGCCGTCACCACCACGGAGGCTTCCGGCGGGGCGACGGTGGTCACGGTCTCGCGGGCGAGCGACGGGCCGCTCTATACGCGCATGCTCGGGGCGACCTCCAACGCCGCCGACCGGCAGGCGGTGCTCGACGGGCTGGACCGCCTGCGCACCGGGCTTGGCGAGGCCACCGGGGAGACTGCGCCCGCCGCGCGCCTCGGCGCGCTGAGCGACGCCGTCACCCAGTTCGCCAATGCGCCGGACGATCCCGCCCTCGGCGCCGAATTGGTGACGAAGGCGCAGGATCTCGCCAGCACGCTCAGTTCCGCCGCCGCGACCGTGCGCGCCGTCCGCACCGATGCGGATGCCGGCATGGCGCGCTCGGTGGCGCGGGTCAATGATCTGCTCCGGCAGTTCGCCACCGAGAACGACACGGTGGTGCGGGGAACCGGCGCCGGCCGCGATGTCAGCGACGCGATGGACCGGCGCGACACGCTGCTCGCCGGCATCGCCGAGGAAATGGGCGTCACCGCCGTCTCGCGCGGCAATAATGATCTGGTGCTCTACACCGATGGCGGCGCCACCCTGTTCGAGACGACGCCGCGCAGCGTCAGCTTCACCACCACGCCGGTGCTCACCGCCGGCATGAGCGGCCAGGCGGTGATGGTGGATGGCGTCAGCGTCACCGGGGCGGACGCCACCATGCCGCTGCGCTCCGGCCGCCTCGCCGGCCTCGCCGAGCTGCGCGACCAGACCGCCGTGACGCTGGAGACGCAGCTTGATTCCATGGCGTTCGCCGTGGTGCAGGCTTTCGCCGAAACGGACCAGAGCGGCGGCGGGGCGCCGGACGCGCCCGGCCTGTTCACCGATGGCTCGGCGAACCTGCCGACGCAGGCGACCGGGCTGGCGGCAAAGCTCACCGTCAATCCCGCCGTCGATCCCGCACAGGGCGGCACGCCCAGCCTGCTGCGCGACGGCGGCATCAATGGCGCCGCCTATGTCGCCAATGCCGGCCCGGCGAGCTTCGCCGATGCGCTACAGGGCCGCAGCGCCGCTCTGGCCGAGGTGCGCAGTTTCGACCCCGCCTCGGGCATCCCCGCCCAGTCGACGCTGGCCGATTACGCCGCCGCCTCCACCGGCTGGCTGGAGGGCCAGCGCCAGCTCGCCGCCAACGCGGCGGAAAGCGAAACCGCCCTGCTCGCCCATGCCTCCTCGGCGCTCTCCAATGCCACCGGCATCAATATGGACGAGGAATATGCCCGCCAGCTCGACCTCGAACGCAGCTACCAGGCCTCGGCGAAGCTCATCGCCGTGGTCAACAGCCTGTTCGACGCGCTGTTCCAGGCCGTGAGGTAA
- a CDS encoding DUF1217 domain-containing protein — translation MTTTFATFQSLTRNMTRTLALKAAEPSVALETKYFLANIPKIKTIDAFLKNTRVFNYAMNAFGLGDMAYAKGYMRKVLTEGIVEPKSFANRLNDERFTAFAKAFNFESYGPLTTSRPAAQKDVVDAYIRQTLEVDAGAENEGVRLALYFQREAPKVKSAYGLLADPALWKVLKTVYGFPTAMASADIEKQASAVTQRLKLADLQDPTKLDRLIRRFTARWDADQGVASPTLALFRTSGVGTGTGMALLNLKYGG, via the coding sequence ATGACCACCACCTTCGCGACCTTTCAGTCGCTCACGCGCAACATGACCCGCACGCTGGCGCTGAAGGCCGCCGAGCCCTCGGTGGCGCTGGAGACGAAGTACTTTCTCGCGAACATCCCGAAGATCAAGACGATCGACGCCTTCCTCAAGAATACCCGCGTCTTCAACTATGCGATGAACGCCTTCGGCCTCGGCGACATGGCCTATGCCAAGGGCTATATGCGCAAGGTGCTGACCGAAGGCATCGTCGAGCCGAAATCCTTCGCCAACCGTCTCAATGACGAGCGCTTCACCGCCTTCGCCAAGGCGTTCAATTTCGAGAGCTACGGCCCGCTGACCACCTCCCGCCCGGCGGCGCAGAAGGACGTGGTCGACGCCTATATCCGCCAGACGCTGGAAGTGGACGCCGGCGCGGAGAATGAAGGCGTGCGCCTCGCGCTCTATTTCCAGCGCGAGGCGCCGAAGGTGAAATCGGCCTATGGGCTGCTCGCCGATCCGGCGCTGTGGAAGGTGCTGAAGACGGTCTACGGCTTTCCCACCGCCATGGCCTCGGCCGATATCGAGAAGCAGGCCTCGGCCGTCACCCAGCGGCTGAAGCTCGCCGACCTGCAGGACCCGACCAAGCTCGACCGGCTGATCCGCCGCTTCACCGCGCGCTGGGACGCCGACCAGGGCGTCGCCTCGCCGACCCTCGCGCTGTTTCGCACCAGCGGGGTCGGGACGGGCACCGGCATGGCGCTGCTGAACCTCAAATATGGAGGCTGA
- a CDS encoding flagellar motor switch protein FliG translates to MSAVTARVARPLQGSDRVAALLMTMGRPVAARLMKHFQPEEIKAITRAIAEMRPVSTAQVELAIEEFATQFVAGANVVGSPSDVERLLDGVLPPEQISAIMTDILGSTNHSIWDRISGVSEGTIAAYVIKEHPQIAALILSRVKPSCAAKVLGHLPEAMRNAVMRRMLGFKPIVDETMRIIENTIHEDFMVNLARNAGADTHARIADIINKMERDDMENVLSSLATTRPKSAEILKGLLFTFDDIINLPPRARTALFDQVPNDRTVMALKGTDAQFREVILQSLGSRVRRMVEQELMSSEPASHRDVHEARRAITDMALEMAGRGEIELNAGGEDEAYVR, encoded by the coding sequence ATGTCCGCCGTAACCGCCAGAGTGGCCCGCCCGCTGCAGGGGTCCGACCGCGTCGCCGCGCTGCTCATGACCATGGGCCGGCCGGTGGCGGCGCGGCTGATGAAGCATTTCCAGCCGGAAGAGATCAAGGCGATCACCCGCGCCATCGCGGAGATGCGCCCGGTGTCGACCGCGCAGGTCGAACTCGCTATCGAGGAATTCGCCACCCAGTTCGTCGCCGGGGCCAATGTTGTCGGCTCGCCCAGCGATGTCGAGCGCCTGCTCGACGGGGTTCTGCCTCCCGAGCAGATCTCCGCCATCATGACCGACATTCTCGGCTCGACCAATCACAGCATCTGGGACCGCATCTCCGGGGTCTCGGAGGGCACCATCGCCGCCTATGTGATCAAGGAACATCCGCAGATCGCGGCGCTGATCCTCTCGCGGGTCAAGCCGTCCTGCGCCGCCAAGGTGCTCGGCCATCTGCCGGAGGCGATGCGCAACGCCGTGATGCGCCGCATGCTCGGCTTCAAGCCGATCGTCGACGAAACGATGCGGATCATCGAGAACACCATCCATGAGGACTTCATGGTGAACCTCGCCCGCAATGCGGGCGCCGACACCCATGCCCGCATCGCCGACATCATCAACAAGATGGAGCGCGACGACATGGAGAACGTGCTTTCCAGCCTCGCCACCACGCGGCCGAAGTCGGCGGAAATCCTCAAGGGGCTGCTGTTCACCTTCGACGACATCATCAACCTGCCGCCCCGCGCCCGCACGGCGCTGTTCGACCAGGTGCCGAACGACCGCACGGTGATGGCGCTGAAGGGCACCGATGCCCAGTTCCGCGAGGTCATCCTGCAGTCGCTCGGCTCGCGCGTGCGGCGCATGGTCGAGCAGGAGCTGATGAGCAGCGAGCCGGCCTCGCACCGCGACGTGCACGAGGCGCGGCGCGCCATCACCGACATGGCGCTGGAAATGGCGGGACGCGGCGAGATCGAGCTCAATGCCGGCGGCGAGGACGAAGCCTATGTGCGCTAG
- the fliI gene encoding flagellar protein export ATPase FliI: MNTLARLEAAVQSGLDDLPFVRVSGVVREVTPTHFRVSGLSSHLTLGACVAVEGGGRNLIGEVVRLDEGGATVKPFDERIAIGLGAPAHLARDLAFRPHEEWKGRVIGALGQPLDGLGPLPLGDEARALEADPPEAMSRARIHKPLRTGVRVIDLFTPLCEGQRIGIFAGSGVGKSTLLAMLARCEGFDTIVVALVGERGREVREFLEGPLAPNRHRSVVVVATSDESAMMRRLAPRAGFAVAEYFRDRGEQVLLIIDSVTRYAHAARDVALAAGEPAVARGYAPSVFSTLPRLLERAGPGPEGAGAISAIFSVLVDGDDHNDPVADAVRGTLDGHIVLDRAIGDQGRFPAVNVLRSVSRLADLVWSPEERDLIRRLRSLIARFEDTRDLRLMGGYHPGADPELDQAVKVVPRIYEALSQYADAPPSREPFAELAQAIRG; encoded by the coding sequence ATGAACACGCTGGCACGGCTGGAAGCGGCGGTTCAATCGGGCCTCGACGATCTGCCCTTCGTGCGCGTCTCCGGCGTGGTGCGCGAGGTGACGCCGACGCATTTCCGCGTGTCGGGCCTGTCCTCGCATCTCACGCTCGGCGCCTGCGTCGCGGTGGAGGGGGGCGGGCGCAACCTGATTGGCGAGGTGGTGCGGCTCGATGAGGGCGGCGCCACGGTGAAGCCGTTCGACGAGCGGATCGCCATCGGCCTCGGCGCGCCGGCGCATCTCGCCCGCGACCTCGCCTTCCGCCCGCATGAGGAATGGAAGGGCCGGGTGATCGGCGCGCTCGGCCAGCCGCTGGACGGGCTCGGCCCGCTCCCCCTCGGCGATGAGGCGCGCGCGCTCGAAGCCGACCCGCCGGAGGCGATGAGCCGGGCGCGCATCCACAAGCCGCTGCGCACCGGCGTGCGGGTGATCGACCTGTTCACCCCGCTCTGCGAGGGCCAGCGCATCGGCATCTTCGCCGGCTCGGGCGTCGGCAAGTCGACCCTGCTCGCCATGCTCGCCCGCTGCGAGGGCTTCGACACCATCGTCGTCGCGCTGGTCGGCGAGCGCGGGCGCGAGGTGCGCGAATTTCTCGAAGGCCCGCTGGCGCCCAACCGCCACCGCTCGGTCGTGGTGGTCGCCACCAGCGACGAGAGCGCGATGATGCGCCGCCTCGCGCCGCGCGCCGGCTTCGCGGTGGCGGAATATTTCCGCGACCGTGGTGAGCAGGTGCTGCTGATCATCGACAGCGTCACCCGCTACGCCCATGCCGCGCGCGATGTGGCGCTGGCGGCGGGCGAGCCGGCGGTGGCGCGCGGCTACGCGCCGAGCGTGTTCAGCACCCTGCCCCGCCTGCTGGAACGCGCCGGCCCCGGCCCGGAGGGCGCGGGGGCGATCTCCGCCATCTTCTCGGTGCTGGTGGATGGCGACGACCATAATGACCCGGTGGCCGACGCGGTGCGCGGCACGCTGGACGGCCATATCGTGCTCGACCGGGCGATCGGTGACCAGGGCCGCTTTCCCGCCGTGAACGTGCTGCGCTCGGTCTCGCGCCTCGCCGATCTCGTCTGGAGCCCGGAGGAGCGCGACCTGATCCGCCGCCTGCGCAGCCTCATCGCCCGCTTCGAGGACACGCGCGACCTCAGGCTGATGGGCGGCTACCACCCCGGCGCCGACCCCGAGCTCGACCAGGCGGTGAAGGTGGTGCCGCGCATCTATGAGGCGCTGTCGCAATATGCCGACGCCCCGCCGAGCCGCGAACCCTTCGCCGAACTCGCCCAAGCCATACGCGGCTAG